The genomic region GCTACATCACCGCGTCCCAGCTCTTCTGCCGCGCGTACGATCTCGTCTGCCGGGCGGGTGAGCGCGATCAGCTGAACGGCGCGCGTAAAGTCTGCGCGCCCTTGCGCATTGGCCGCTTCCAGCAGCTCGGTCAATATGCCGGGAAGCTGTGCTTCCTGCGCGGCTGCCGTGCCTGACAGCGCAATGGCAATTGCGAGGGCATGAAGGGCGGGACGCGTGCGGGCGCGAGGCGACATGGGGGTGTCTTCCTTCGAGGGCTTGCAGAGCCAAGATTAGAATCATGCGCCGATGAGGGGTTCTGGCACACGCAAACCTGTTCTAGCGTGATCGCAAGGCCGAGGCCAAACACCGGATGGAGTCGATCTGCATGTCAGAACAGGATAACGAGTTTTCGTCAGCAAACCGTTACAAGGAAACCGGTCCGCTAATCCCGGAGTGGACCGGACCGGCCTATCTGGGCGTCGCCGTCTTTGCCGCCCTGGTGTTTCTGGTGCTCGATCAGGTGACGGCGGGCGGTGCCCAGATCGCGCTGGTAAAAGTCAGCGGCATCATCCTGCTGGCGATGTATGCGGCCTTCCGCAAGGCGTTTGTGCTTGCGCTGGCGCTGGTCCTGTCATCGGGCGGGGATTTCGCGCTGGCCATGAACCCGCCCGAGATGGAGGCCGGGATCGGCTTTTTCGGCGCGGCCCATCTGGTCTATCTGCTGATTTTCGCCGGGTTCATTGTGAAAGATGGCTGGCGCAAGGATGGTCTGGTGCTGGGGGCAGCCCTCCTGGCCTTTGGTGCTGCGATGTTCGTCTGGCTGCGGCCAGGGCATGGGCGAGCTTCTGGTGCCTGCCAGCGCGTATCTGGGCATTATCCTCGCCATGGTCATCGCCGCCGGACTGGTGCGCGGGCCGCGCCTGATTGTGGCTGGTGCGCTGCTCTTCCTCATTTCCGACAGCCTGATCGCCGCGCGCCTGTTCCGCGAGACGCTGGTCTTTGACGGTCTGGACTGGGGCGGTGTCGCTGTATGGATCACCTATTTCGGCGCGCAGCTCTGCCTTGCGGTGGGAATCGTCAGGCGCAAGCAGGAGGGGGTGACGGCCTAAGCCGCCACCAGTCCGCGTTCTTCGGCGAGGCGCTTCATCTCGGTCT from Glycocaulis abyssi harbors:
- a CDS encoding lysoplasmalogenase family protein codes for the protein MVIAAGLVRGPRLIVAGALLFLISDSLIAARLFRETLVFDGLDWGGVAVWITYFGAQLCLAVGIVRRKQEGVTA